The genome window ATTCAAAGGATAGTGAAAAGGGTATTTATAAAATCAAACGACTTGATCGTGAAACTGGTGAAATTGAAGTTATATTATCTGGTCGCGGTGGTGCTATTCGTCCTACGCCATCACCAGATGGGACAAAAATCGCATATATATCCCGTGTCGATTTTCAAAGTACCTTATTCATTTATGATCTAAAAACTGGCGAGCAAACACCTGTTTACAATAAACTTGATCGTGATATGCAGGAAACTTGGGCTATTCATGGCGTTTACCCAACTATGGCCTGGACTCCTGACAATGAAGACATTATCTTTTGGGCTGGCGGTAAAATTAACAAGCTAAACCTAGAAGATAAACAATCGGAAGTTATTGAGTTTAATGTTACGGCTGAAAAGCAAATGCAAAAAGCGTTACGTTTTAGCCAAAATATTGATGTTGAAAATTTTGATGTAAAAATGCTTCGCGATGTTGAAATATCTCCTAACGGTAAAAAAGTATTATTTGAAGCATTAGGTCATGTTTATACACGTTCTTTACCTGATGGCAAACCAAAGCGTTTAACTAAGCAAACCGACCATTTTGAGCTTAACCCAAGTTTCTCACGAGATGGTAAACAAATCGTTTTCTCAACCTGGGATGATGATAAACAAGGTAATATTCGTGTAGTATCGGCGAAATCTGGTAAAGGCAAAAACTTATTATCTGAGCCGGGCAAATATGTCGAAGCGACGTTTTCACCCGATGGTAAAACAGTAGTTTACTCAAAGGTTGAAGGCGGTTTTATTACTAACCCGAAATGGGGGGTAAATCCAGGTATTTACCAAGTGCCTGCAAAAGGCGGTAAAGCTAAACTAATTACTGATAATGGTAGTGCCCCGCAATTTGCCGATAGAAACGATCGTATATACATACAACGTTATGGTAAAACCCCAGAACTGGCCCGTGTAGATTTAGATGGTCAAAATGACAAGACGCTATACACCGGAAAATACGCTACCGAATTTAAAGTTGCGCCAAATGGTAAATACCTTGCATTTGCTGAGCGTTTTAAAGTTTTTGTAACACCTCTGGTTGAACGTGGTGATGTTATTAACATTGGGCCAAGTGCAAAAAACATCCCGGTACGTAAGCTATCAGTTCGTGCTGGTGAGAGCATTAGTTTTAATGCAAAAAGTGATGAAATTTATTGGAGCTTAGGCCCTGATTTATATCAAGCTAGCTTAAACGGTATGTTCGATATTGGTTATAAAGTTGATGAAGAGTTAGAGCCAACTATTACTTCTCTGGGCTTTAGTAAAGCAGCCGATGCGCCAAAAGGTTTAGTCGCTTTAGTTGGTGGCCAAGTTATTACTATGGAAGGTGAAGACGTTATTACCGACGGTGTGGTATTAATCGAAGGCAAGCACATTAAAGCGGTAGGAAAAAAAGGTGAAGTAAACATTCCATCTGACGCTGAAATTATTGATGTTACTGGTAAATCAGTAATGCCTGGTTTAGTCGATGCTCATGCCCATGGCCCACAAGGGTCAAATGAGATCATTCCGCAGCAAAACTGGAAAAACTACGCAACACTTTCTTTAGGTGTAACTACTATTCATGATCCATCTAACGATACTACTGAAATTTTTTCAGCAAGTGAGCTGCAAAAAGCTGGTGATATTGTTGGTCCGCGTATCTTTTCTACCGGTAGTATCTTATATGGTGCATCTGCCGCAGGTTATACCTCGCATGTGGATAGTTTAGATGATGCAAAGTTCCAACTAGAGCGCTTACAAAAAGTGGGGGCGTTTTCAGTTAAATCATACAATCAACCGCGTCGTAATCAACGTCAGCAAATTATTCAGGCTGGCCGTGAAATGGGCATGATGGTTGTGCCTGAAGGTGGCTCATTATTGCAGCACAACCTTTCTATGGTTGCTGATGGTCATACGTCTCTAGAGCACTCAATCTCAACCGCTAAAATTTATGATGATATTCGTCAGTTCTGGCAACAATCTGAAACTGCGTATGTACCGACTTTGGTTGTGTCTTACGGTGGTATTTCTGGTGAGCATTACTGGTACGATAAAACTGAAGTTTGGAAACACCCTCGTTTAAGTAAGTATGTACCGGCTGATGTTTTAGCACCACGGGCAATGCGTAGAACAACGGCGCCGCATCATCATTATAACCACTTTAGTGTGGCCAATGTTGCTAAAGAAATGCAAGATATGGGCGTATTAGTCGGTATTGGTGCGCATGGTCAACGCGAAGGTTTAGCGGCTCATTGGGAAATGTGGATGATGGCACAAGGCGGGATGACGCCTTTACAAGCATTACGCACAGCAACTATCGACCCTGCTAAACATTTAGGTTTAGATGCAAACATAGGTTCATTAAAAGCGGGTAAACTTGCCGATATTATTGTCGTTGATGGTGACGTGACAAAAGACATTCGTGTTAGTGACAAAGTAAGCCATGTAATGATTAATGGCCGTATTTATGATGCAGATAGTATGAATGAAATTGGTAATTACGATAACAAGCGTGAGCCGTTCTACTTTCAATAACAGCATATTCGTTTGACATGTATCAATGCCGTGGCAATTAATGTCGCGGCATTTTTATTTTCGCTGTTTAAATGAAATAAATCCTGATAACTTCTTTTTTACAAAATATTTCTGTTAACTTGTATACAATAAGAAGTCTCGTTATGAACATATTTAATCTTTCCAAAACCGCTTTAATTTTATTACCTTTACTTACTTCTGCTAGCTTTTCGAGTTTGGCCAACCCACATCAGCATCATCATATGCCAGATGAAAATGGCGATATGACCATACCGGCTTCTAAAACCCCAATTTCAATTATGGGCGATCACCTACATCATAAAGGTGGCTGGATGGCATCTTATCGTTACATGACCATGGAAATGAAGGGCCTACAAACAGGCACGCACGACACCAGTACAACTGATGCTTTGCAAGACTATTCTATGGTTCCTGATGAAATGACGATGAATATGCACATGCTTGGCTTAATGTACGCTCCTACTGATAATATAACCCTAATGCTTATGGCAAACTTTATTGACCAAGAGATGACTTCATTGATGCAGTCAATGCCTATGGAAAACAATATGGATACTGGCATGGACAGCGGTATGAATATGACAGAAATGCCGATGATGACGCATTCAATGGAAATGGAAAGTGACGGCTTAGCCGACATATCGATTAGTGCATTAATCAATGGTTTTAATGGTGACAATTACCGCAGCCACTTTACTTTAGGTGTACGTTTGCCAACAGGCGATATTGATCAAACTCGTATCAACATGATGGGCGAAGAAGTTCTAATGGGTTACCCAATGCAGCTAGGTACTGACACCATGAATATTCTTGCTGGCTATACCTATGTTTATGACGAAGGTAACTGGCAATTAGGCACACAAATAAATTATGAAACGGCTATTGAAGAAAACGATGCTGACTATAAGCCAGGCGATAAATTACAATGGCATAATTGGGTAAGTTATGGGGTGAGTGAGTCGTTAAGTTTATCTATGCGTTTAAGTTATTTAGATAAAGACAATTATTCAGGCCACGATGAACGATTAAACGCAATGATGATGCCAACAGCAGATCCAAAACAACGTGGTGTAAGCCAAGTTGATTGGGCAATTGGTGCAACTTATGGTTTTACCGATGGTTTGCTTAAAAATCAGCAGGTTTCATTTGAATATTCTCAACCAATAGAGCAAGACTTTGACGGAACACAACTAAAAACTGACTGGCAAGCAACATTAGGCTGGCAATTGAGTTTTTAATTTTTACGGACAATTATTTTATTCGAATAAGCCTTAATACTTGATTATATTAAGGCTTTTTTTATGGTGCCGGTGAACCTTTTTATAAATGCGAATTAAGTATGCTTTATCGCTTTTGAAAATTAAATTTCAGTGGTACACTGATCGACTAAATCTGAATATATTTAATAAATATTTTGGATGAAAAAAAACAAAACTGCGTAGCTCGTTCACACTCCTTATCGGCGAGTTATTATCATATAATTAAAAAGTAAAAACAGGATTTTTCATGGCCAGTCGTGGTGTAAATAAAGTAATAATTGTAGGTAACTTAGGGCAAGATCCTGAAGTTAAATTTTTCCCTAGCGGTGGTTCAATTTGTAACATCACTGTTGCAACATCTGAAAGCTGGAAAGACAAGCAAACAGGTGAACCAAAAGAGATCACTGAATGGCACCGTGTTGTATTTAACAACCGTTTAGCT of Thalassotalea fonticola contains these proteins:
- a CDS encoding transporter is translated as MNIFNLSKTALILLPLLTSASFSSLANPHQHHHMPDENGDMTIPASKTPISIMGDHLHHKGGWMASYRYMTMEMKGLQTGTHDTSTTDALQDYSMVPDEMTMNMHMLGLMYAPTDNITLMLMANFIDQEMTSLMQSMPMENNMDTGMDSGMNMTEMPMMTHSMEMESDGLADISISALINGFNGDNYRSHFTLGVRLPTGDIDQTRINMMGEEVLMGYPMQLGTDTMNILAGYTYVYDEGNWQLGTQINYETAIEENDADYKPGDKLQWHNWVSYGVSESLSLSMRLSYLDKDNYSGHDERLNAMMMPTADPKQRGVSQVDWAIGATYGFTDGLLKNQQVSFEYSQPIEQDFDGTQLKTDWQATLGWQLSF
- a CDS encoding amidohydrolase family protein: MAATLSVLLASTASFAAEETNEVAGKEEKKAEWIVDEPQGEFITAKVNVNQGTWMNVDISPDGKNIVFDLLGDIYIMPVSGGEAKVLTSDIAWQMQPTFSPDGKHIAFTSDQGGGDNIWVMEVDGSNQTAVTNETFRLINSPAWSPDGDYIVARKHFTGSRSLGAGEVWMYHKTGGDGMMLTKRPNEQKDLGEPAFSPDGKYVYFSQDATPGKTFHYSKDSEKGIYKIKRLDRETGEIEVILSGRGGAIRPTPSPDGTKIAYISRVDFQSTLFIYDLKTGEQTPVYNKLDRDMQETWAIHGVYPTMAWTPDNEDIIFWAGGKINKLNLEDKQSEVIEFNVTAEKQMQKALRFSQNIDVENFDVKMLRDVEISPNGKKVLFEALGHVYTRSLPDGKPKRLTKQTDHFELNPSFSRDGKQIVFSTWDDDKQGNIRVVSAKSGKGKNLLSEPGKYVEATFSPDGKTVVYSKVEGGFITNPKWGVNPGIYQVPAKGGKAKLITDNGSAPQFADRNDRIYIQRYGKTPELARVDLDGQNDKTLYTGKYATEFKVAPNGKYLAFAERFKVFVTPLVERGDVINIGPSAKNIPVRKLSVRAGESISFNAKSDEIYWSLGPDLYQASLNGMFDIGYKVDEELEPTITSLGFSKAADAPKGLVALVGGQVITMEGEDVITDGVVLIEGKHIKAVGKKGEVNIPSDAEIIDVTGKSVMPGLVDAHAHGPQGSNEIIPQQNWKNYATLSLGVTTIHDPSNDTTEIFSASELQKAGDIVGPRIFSTGSILYGASAAGYTSHVDSLDDAKFQLERLQKVGAFSVKSYNQPRRNQRQQIIQAGREMGMMVVPEGGSLLQHNLSMVADGHTSLEHSISTAKIYDDIRQFWQQSETAYVPTLVVSYGGISGEHYWYDKTEVWKHPRLSKYVPADVLAPRAMRRTTAPHHHYNHFSVANVAKEMQDMGVLVGIGAHGQREGLAAHWEMWMMAQGGMTPLQALRTATIDPAKHLGLDANIGSLKAGKLADIIVVDGDVTKDIRVSDKVSHVMINGRIYDADSMNEIGNYDNKREPFYFQ